One genomic region from Rosa rugosa chromosome 1, drRosRugo1.1, whole genome shotgun sequence encodes:
- the LOC133724700 gene encoding N-acetylglucosaminyl-phosphatidylinositol biosynthetic protein gpi1 isoform X1: MGRRCRIWWPKQLSFPKSDSNFLLGWFVSSSSSSSSSSSLDVVIAFACTQLAFSDPTKSLQGILHETNGKMPVLLQDRSKLCVLGQFASVGTEQDDHDQSSSCGCHKLSGSLEQCRQSFVGNSFWIHMLREDRQQFGKGITWIPRMQHIHWNGEIVSRCHVHLIFYETPTYGAHHFSLRLWNSLDQAKAPLRKPKWVHELNQKQPLLDLDTVILAINSASAADNSFKRCLGAKKSFVRFSIVYMFLGFIWKLFSLLVASLSTLFYVILQFLYTLLNYASDSWTYIILVKVFSSARINMRIRFSQMLYWPIFLQDNSMRSQSSVEYAEKAALLKHSMWSSLAVDVLLGNLIGLALLYHAESACILVLKFSSDVTNELLRSGCVWLMGVPAGFKLNTELAGVLGMISLTAIQIWSTIWIFLGFHFLYVIRGLAISGIIFGLTIPAALIIDLIALVTLHVSTLHWLISLLYSTQIQALAALWRLFRGRKWNPLRQRLDSYDYTVKQHIVGSLLFTPLLLLLPTTSVFYIFFTIMNTTISLICILIEVTISVIHATPYIKVFLWLVRPRRFPSGIWFEIKSVWSQGLDSCEDMDSPVANMQSKNDRTEEKPSVVVSFLHSNFLTVGQIILPHYTKVLSGKPRTLVATAAYGVLTGRRIPSTIGTDLPTFPWMIIPCKEFWRLCYDSILECYRT; encoded by the exons ATGGGAAGGAGATGTAGGATTTGGTGGCCGAAGCAGCTCTCATTCCCCAAATCAGACTCTAATTTCTTGCTCGGCTGGTTtgtttcctcctcctcctcttcttcttcatcttcttctctcgACGTCGTCATAGCTTTCGCCTGCACCCAACTCGCGTTTTCCGATCCCACAAAAAGCCTCCAG GGAATTCTTCATGAAACAAATGGAAAGATGCCCGTATTGCTTCAGGATAGGTCAAAGTTGTGTGTTCTGGGTCAGTTTGCTTCAGTTGGAACTGAACAAGATGATCATGATCAGTCATCTTCTTGTGGATGCCACAAGCTCAGTGGGTCGTTAGAACAATGCAGGCAATCTTTTGTGGGAAACAGTTTTTGGATCCACATGTTACGTGAGGATCGACAACAATTTGGGAAAGGCATTACTTGGATTCCTAGAATGCAGCACATTCATTGGAATGGGGAGATAGTGTCTCGATGTCATGTCCAC CTGATATTCTATGAGACTCCCACCTACGGAGCTCACCATTTCTCATTACGGCTTTGGAATTCTTTGGACCAAGCCAAGGCTCCTTTGAGAAAACCCAAGTGGGTTCATGAACTCAACCAAAAGCAGCCACTTCTTGATTTG GATACAGTCATTCTGGCAATTAATAGCGCCTCTGCTGCTGACAATTCTTTCAAAAGATGCTTGGGTGCCAAGAAATCTTTTGTTCGCTTTTCCATTGTTTACAT GTTTCTTGGCTTCATATGGAAGCTATTTTCTCTGCTTGTAGCTTCATTATCCACTTTATTCTACGTCATTCTTCAGTTTCTGTATACGCTTCTGAATTATGCATCAGACTCTTGGACATACATTATATTAGTAAAGGTATTCAGCAGTGCAAGGATAAATATGAGAATCCGTTTTTCTCAGATGTTGTATTGGCCAATCTTTCTTCAAGATAATAGCATGAG GTCTCAATCAAGTGTAGAATATGCAGAGAAAGCCGCATTGCTTAAGCATTCCATGTGGTCAAGTTTAGCTGTCGATGTTCTTTTGGGAAACTTGATTGGTTTGGCACTGTTGTATCATGCAGAATCTGCTTGCATATTGGTTCTCAAATTTTCCAGTGACGTTACCAATGAGTTGTTGCGCTCTGGTTGTGTGTGGTTGATGGGAGTCCCTGCAGGTTTCAAGTTAAACACGGAATTAGCAGGAGTTCTTGGGATGATTTCTCTAACTGCTATCCAGATTTGGTCTACCATTTGGATCTTTTTgggttttcactttctttatgTCATTAGAGGACTTGCCATATCCGGGATCATTTTTGGGTTGACTATACCTGCTGCTTTGATTATAGACTTGATTGCACTAGTAACATTACATGTGTCTACTCTTCATTGGTTGATATCTCTTTTGTATTCAACTCAGATACAGGCATTAGCAGCTTTGTGGCGCCTTTTCAG GGGTCGAAAGTGGAATCCTCTTCGTCAGAGATTAGATAGTTATGACTACACTGTCAAGCAGCACATAGTTGGATCTCTTCTGTTCACACCACTCTTGCTTCTATTGCCCACGACTTCTGTTTTCTATATCTTCTTTACCATTATGAACACAACCATCAGCTTAATCTGTATACTGATTGAAGTCACTATATCAGTTATTCATGCGACTCCATATATCAAAGTTTTCCTGTGGTTGGTCAGGCCAAGAAGATTCCCTTCTGGGATATGGTTTGAAATCAAATCTGTTTGGAGTCAGGGCCTTGATTCTTGTGAGGATATGGATTCACCAGTAGCTAATATGCAGAGTAAAAACGACAGAACCGAAGAAAAACCTTCTGTTGTGGTTTCGTTTCTTCATAGCAACTTCTTGACTGTAG GACAAATAATTTTGCCTCACTACACTAAGGTTCTTTCTGGGAAACCTCGAACCTTGGTCGCTACGGCAGCATATGGAGTTCTCACTGGCAGAAG GATTCCATCAACAATTGGAACTGATCTCCCAACATTTCCATGGATGATAATTCCCTGCAAAGAGTTTTGGCGCCTCTGCTACGATTCAATTCTTGAATGCTACAGAACGTGA
- the LOC133724700 gene encoding N-acetylglucosaminyl-phosphatidylinositol biosynthetic protein gpi1 isoform X2, whose amino-acid sequence MSTYLIFYETPTYGAHHFSLRLWNSLDQAKAPLRKPKWVHELNQKQPLLDLDTVILAINSASAADNSFKRCLGAKKSFVRFSIVYMFLGFIWKLFSLLVASLSTLFYVILQFLYTLLNYASDSWTYIILVKVFSSARINMRIRFSQMLYWPIFLQDNSMRSQSSVEYAEKAALLKHSMWSSLAVDVLLGNLIGLALLYHAESACILVLKFSSDVTNELLRSGCVWLMGVPAGFKLNTELAGVLGMISLTAIQIWSTIWIFLGFHFLYVIRGLAISGIIFGLTIPAALIIDLIALVTLHVSTLHWLISLLYSTQIQALAALWRLFRGRKWNPLRQRLDSYDYTVKQHIVGSLLFTPLLLLLPTTSVFYIFFTIMNTTISLICILIEVTISVIHATPYIKVFLWLVRPRRFPSGIWFEIKSVWSQGLDSCEDMDSPVANMQSKNDRTEEKPSVVVSFLHSNFLTVGQIILPHYTKVLSGKPRTLVATAAYGVLTGRRIPSTIGTDLPTFPWMIIPCKEFWRLCYDSILECYRT is encoded by the exons ATGTCCACGTAT CTGATATTCTATGAGACTCCCACCTACGGAGCTCACCATTTCTCATTACGGCTTTGGAATTCTTTGGACCAAGCCAAGGCTCCTTTGAGAAAACCCAAGTGGGTTCATGAACTCAACCAAAAGCAGCCACTTCTTGATTTG GATACAGTCATTCTGGCAATTAATAGCGCCTCTGCTGCTGACAATTCTTTCAAAAGATGCTTGGGTGCCAAGAAATCTTTTGTTCGCTTTTCCATTGTTTACAT GTTTCTTGGCTTCATATGGAAGCTATTTTCTCTGCTTGTAGCTTCATTATCCACTTTATTCTACGTCATTCTTCAGTTTCTGTATACGCTTCTGAATTATGCATCAGACTCTTGGACATACATTATATTAGTAAAGGTATTCAGCAGTGCAAGGATAAATATGAGAATCCGTTTTTCTCAGATGTTGTATTGGCCAATCTTTCTTCAAGATAATAGCATGAG GTCTCAATCAAGTGTAGAATATGCAGAGAAAGCCGCATTGCTTAAGCATTCCATGTGGTCAAGTTTAGCTGTCGATGTTCTTTTGGGAAACTTGATTGGTTTGGCACTGTTGTATCATGCAGAATCTGCTTGCATATTGGTTCTCAAATTTTCCAGTGACGTTACCAATGAGTTGTTGCGCTCTGGTTGTGTGTGGTTGATGGGAGTCCCTGCAGGTTTCAAGTTAAACACGGAATTAGCAGGAGTTCTTGGGATGATTTCTCTAACTGCTATCCAGATTTGGTCTACCATTTGGATCTTTTTgggttttcactttctttatgTCATTAGAGGACTTGCCATATCCGGGATCATTTTTGGGTTGACTATACCTGCTGCTTTGATTATAGACTTGATTGCACTAGTAACATTACATGTGTCTACTCTTCATTGGTTGATATCTCTTTTGTATTCAACTCAGATACAGGCATTAGCAGCTTTGTGGCGCCTTTTCAG GGGTCGAAAGTGGAATCCTCTTCGTCAGAGATTAGATAGTTATGACTACACTGTCAAGCAGCACATAGTTGGATCTCTTCTGTTCACACCACTCTTGCTTCTATTGCCCACGACTTCTGTTTTCTATATCTTCTTTACCATTATGAACACAACCATCAGCTTAATCTGTATACTGATTGAAGTCACTATATCAGTTATTCATGCGACTCCATATATCAAAGTTTTCCTGTGGTTGGTCAGGCCAAGAAGATTCCCTTCTGGGATATGGTTTGAAATCAAATCTGTTTGGAGTCAGGGCCTTGATTCTTGTGAGGATATGGATTCACCAGTAGCTAATATGCAGAGTAAAAACGACAGAACCGAAGAAAAACCTTCTGTTGTGGTTTCGTTTCTTCATAGCAACTTCTTGACTGTAG GACAAATAATTTTGCCTCACTACACTAAGGTTCTTTCTGGGAAACCTCGAACCTTGGTCGCTACGGCAGCATATGGAGTTCTCACTGGCAGAAG GATTCCATCAACAATTGGAACTGATCTCCCAACATTTCCATGGATGATAATTCCCTGCAAAGAGTTTTGGCGCCTCTGCTACGATTCAATTCTTGAATGCTACAGAACGTGA
- the LOC133724701 gene encoding pentatricopeptide repeat-containing protein DOT4, chloroplastic-like has translation MHARILVSTGFKPLNLFSKLVSLYARFNDLGSAVSVFSAIQEPNTMLWNLIVRTHIDSGRVDSALLLYRKMRELGVSHDCFTFPIVNKAVLLVGSDVRYAGMVHSVAIQMGFGLDVYFGNTMIEVYVKCGNLSYARKLFDEMPDTDLVSWTSMISGYVSEGNVASGFSLFSEMRMELEPNSVTILVMLQACCGFETSIYGRQVHGYVIKNGLLSNGAVQNSILRMYAKLGTIEEVEDFFRELDRRDVVSWNICISSYTSKGDFVKVRDLFNEMQGGVAPSIETLTIVLSALTKHGILSQGESLHGLAIKSGLHDDVLQTSLLDFYAKCGKLESSDKLFRELPDRNCITCGAMMLGLIHNGYFNEAVGVFRQMQAAGLDPGAEILRNLIDAFANLGALKLGKAVHGYIVRKSFCGTEEAHTHLETSILNMYIRCGSISTSRVCFNRMVFKDVVAWTSMIEGYGSHGLGFEASKLFDLMTREGIKPNSVTFLSLLSAYSHSGLVTEGCEAFYYMKWRFGIEPDIDHYTCVVDLLGRSGKLKEALAVILKMLAFPDSRIWGALLSGSRIYGNRALGQYAAQRLLELEPGNVGYFTLLSNTEASVGHWDEVEEIRKVMKENDLKKKPGWSCIEANGVIHGFVSGGNLHHHIEEIYEVLGWLSRMMQGFI, from the coding sequence ATGCATGCTCGTATTCTAGTCTCAACTGGGTTCAAGCCCCTCAATCTTTTTTCAAAGTTGGTTTCTTTGTATGCTCGGTTCAACGACCTTGGGAGCGCTGTTTCGGTTTTCAGCGCCATACAAGAACCAAATACCATGCTGTGGAATCTAATCGTAAGGACCCACATTGACTCGGGTCGTGTTGATTCAGCTTTGTTGTTGTACAGAAAGATGCGCGAGTTGGGTGTTTCACATGATTGTTTCACATTCCCAATTGTTAACAAGGCGGTCTTGTTGGTTGGGAGTGATGTTAGATATGCAGGAATGGTTCATTCTGTGGCAATTCAAATGGGTTTTGGACTGGATGTGTATTTTGGCAATACCATGATTGAGGTGTACGTGAAATGCGGCAATCTCAGCTACGCCCGTAagttgtttgatgaaatgcctgACACAGATTTAGTTTCTTGGACTTCGATGATTTCCGGGTATGTTTCTGAAGGAAATGTTGCTTCTGGGTTTAGTTTGTTCAGTGAAATGAGGATGGAACTGGAACCGAATTCGGTGACAATTTTGGTCATGTTGCAAGCGTGTTGTGGTTTTGAAACTTCAATATATGGGAGGCAAGTTCATGGATATGTGATTAAGAATGGTTTGTTAAGTAATGGAGCTGTTCAGAACTCAATCTTGAGAATGTATGCTAAATTAGGTACCATTGAAGAAGTCGAAGACTTTTTCAGGGAACTTGATAGGAGGGATGTTGTTTCCTGGAATATTTGTATTTCATCTTATACTTCGAAAGGGGAttttgtgaaagtaagagatttgtTCAATGAGATGCAGGGTGGAGTAGCACCAAGTATTGAGACATTAACTATAGTTCTATCAGCATTGACCAAACATGGGATTCTATCCCAAGGTGAAAGCTTGCATGGTTTAGCAATAAAAAGCGGTCTTCATGATGATGTTTTGCAGACATCTTTGTTGGACTTTTATGCCAAATGTGGAAAATTGGAAAGCTCGGATAAATTGTTTAGAGAACTCCCTGATAGAAACTGCATTACTTGCGGTGCAATGATGTTAGGACTCATTCATAATGGGTATTTCAATGAAGCGGTTGGAGTATTTAGACAAATGCAAGCTGCAGGTCTTGATCCAGGGGCAGAGATACTAAGAAACCTTATTGATGCATTTGCAAATTTAGGTGCTCTGAAGTTGGGAAAAGCAGTTCATGGCTACATAGTAAGGAAATCATTTTGCGGAACTGAGGAAGCCCATACTCATCTTGAAACCTCCATCTTAAACATGTACATAAGATGTGGTAGCATATCTACATCTAGAGTGTGTTTTAATAGAATGGTTTTCAAAGATGTGGTGGCATGGACATCAATGATTGAGGGTTATGGGAGCCATGGGCTTGGTTTTGAAGCCTCGAAACTCTTTGATCTAATGACAAGAGAAGGAATAAAGCCAAATAGTGTCACCTTCTTAAGCTTGTTATCTGCTTATAGCCACTCTGGTCTTGTGACTGAAGGCTGTGAAGCTTTTTATTACATGAAATGGAGGTTTGGAATTGAACCCGATATAGATCATTACACTTGTGTTGTTGATCTCTTGGGCAGATCTGGAAAGCTCAAAGAGGCCTTGGCTGTCATTTTGAAAATGTTGGCTTTTCCAGATAGTAGGATTTGGGGTGCTCTTCTTTCAGGATCTAGAATTTACGGCAACAGAGCGCTTGGGCAATATGCAGCCCAGAGGCTCTTGGAATTAGAACCTGGTAATGTTGGCTATTTTACTCTGTTGAGTAATACAGAAGCCAGTGTTGGACATTGGGATGAAGTAGAAGAGATAAGGAAAGTTATGAAGGAGAATGACCTAAAGAAGAAGCCAGGGTGGAGCTGCATTGAGGCCAATGGAGTGATTCATGGGTTTGTTTCTGGAGGTAATTTGCACCATCACATTGAGGAGATTTATGAAGTACTGGGGTGGTTAAGTAGGATGATGCAAGGGTTTATATGA